The genomic interval TTTCTGGTCTGTTAAAACTATTACCATAGACTAAAGCTTCTCTTCTTTTATCAACGCCTCTAGTTCCTGTTATACAATGAACTTATTTAAAATCtaatatactataaaaaatttaatgtCACAGTAAAATGACATGAAGAAAATACCTTCACGAGAACAACAGAATGTCCTAttctttataatttttgtatttcccatataaTGGTAGCTGCTTCTTCTAATGCTGAAACCAAtctcagaagcatatgcattgtaaaattcataagcTTCTTGTTCAGAGTTAAATTTCATTCCGACCTTTGGCGTCATTTTTTCTGAAGCTTTTCTGGTATGAGAATCTTCATTTGCTCCCTGATCctgattttatttattataatatttCACATCAAATTGGTTTATGAGAAAATTCAACTCAGATTCAACTAATTTAACAAAATGTAGAGCAGAATATATTAATCTTACCGTTTCTATTTGCTTCATTCCCAGGCCAGCGGATGAATCATCAGGCTCAACAAGATTTGTGAATGACGTCGTTGCAGCAAATGTATTGTCCAAGAACATGGGACTTGCTCCTGCATCATGCAGTTGTGATGCCTCTGATGGAGGAATCATGCTATTGTTTGGCATAGCACCAAGATCTGGCGTCGATGCCGGTGCTTGATAAGAGAGATTAATTTATCAAGATGCTAATGCATGTTTAGATATGAGTTGTTTGGATGCTGGAGGATTTAACGGGAGAACTGAGACAAATGGCGCCATAATTCTTTTCCCCGCCAGCAATTCTATCTATTTGGCGCCTAAAATCTGTTAGTAAAATTAATGGTGTTGTTTCTAACTATTAAACGGAGACGTAACGCCGTGCGTGTGACGGAGGCGCAAAGGTGTGGAGGCTCTCTAGAAAATATGAAACCAATAAGCAATTGACATCTGGCAAGAAACAGGGATGGAAATAGGAATTAGGACAGGGAAGCCGCATCAGAGACCACCCGCCCAACCCGGCGGATGTGAAACCGAGCTCGCGCCACGTCGAGGCAGCCGTGACACGCGCAACGCATGGCATATGGCCGTTCTCTTCGGTCGATGTGGCGACGTACGCCTCCCGGCCGACGGATCCAACGACCAACAACCAACGGCGCGCACGGAAATGAATGGGTGATTCGAGTGCTAGTGGCGACGTACGGCGACGGTGATGCTCGCATGGGCGCCGGCCTCCGCGCGGcaccacggcgcgcggcggctgctcTGCTACGGCCTGATCCGGGAGAGAAGCGGAACGGAACACACTTCGCGTACGTACGTATTCATTGCGTCTGGTTGGAGGCTGGTGGTGTTTTGATCAGACACTAAAGGGTGCGATCGTTCCAGCAGTGATGGTGAACTGTTTAGCCGCACACAAAACAAAACGGGAAATACacttagcatataattaattaagtattaatatatatatatatatatatatatatatatatatatttgaaataaatttgttggattttttgacaacttttttatTGAAAGTTTTCGTataaaatataccgtttaacaatttgaaaagctAACGGAAAACGAGAAGAATCTAATCATGAAAAGCTGAAACGATCGCACCCTAAATTCTacgtcacatcggatgtttggacagtaattagaagtattaaacatagactaataataaaactaattatataaatgagagctaatttgAGAGACAAAttattatggattaattaggcttaatagattcgtctcgcgaattagtatAGGGTTATGAAATGGGTTTTATCTTAGTAtgtgtttaatattttaattaggGTTCAAACATAGGATATGATAGGAATTTAAtcatggatctaaacagggtcaAGCTAGGTCCGCCTGGAGCTGAGTCAGTTGCAGGTTTGCAacacttgcaagttgcaacacaCGTGTCTTAAAATTTGTTCGTTCGTTTCGTCAGTGGTATGGGTAGCATTTATCTACACGCTGACGTCTCCATCGTGATAATATCAGGTGGGTCAAATATAGTAATGGCGAAGCATAATCTTTTTAGTCCTATAGTAGAAGCTAGAGTGTGTATAGTTTGCAATTTATTCTTGCTTAGTTAGCTTGAGTGTGTACTACACTACTACTTAATTAGTTGGGTTCAAGTCATTGTCAATCTGAGGTTAAGGCTGCTTTCGTAGGAGCAAATACATACATGTGCAGTTAAGTTATATTGcaccaaaaaaataatatgtagtGCAAATCCCTGTATATACTACAAATCTGAAAACTATTGTAGTATATATACGGTAGTTTTCAGGTTTATAATTTGCACTACGTATAACACATATACTGCGTATCTGTAGAGCTACTGAACATTTGTCTGAACCTGTTGAGTCGAGCATGAGCCTAGCTAGCTGGCTAATGGCTTGCTGGAGATAACTCGTTGTCTCGTTGAACAGTTGAAGGCCTTgattattaataaaatatttcgCGAACGCgattattaataaaatatggagggagtattattgtTTTAGATCGACCGCAACCGCGTGGCACCGCTGGGGCGTGCGTTCTGTCGAGTCTCTGGATGATTAAACCTGAAGCCTTGATGGCCTCGATCAGAATATTCGTTTGGTCCGAGAGTTGTACATTTAAGAGAAGCTCGTACTGGGGTGTTTGGGTGCTCTCTCACGAAAAATAAGTCCCCCTCTAAGAgcccctttgaatcataggattgaaaaaaacgtaggaataggaaaaacgtaggattttgatacaagtgtaagtataaaacagaggattgcaaaacacaggaaaaacacaggaatggccatttgattggaccgcaggaaaaacgcaggaattagaggagagatgaaGACTCATAGGAAAGTTtccatgaggtagaacctcatgctagatttcctccaaaacttgcatgtcTTTAGgcattctataggaatttcataggatttcataggattcattcctttgattcaaagggctatataggaaaaattacTATAGGAATggaatcctttaaaattcctatgaattacCTTttaatcaaagggggcctaaaaacttatttttgaCACCCAAACACCCCAGGCCCCatcgtttggttttttttcctaatacgtcaaaacggcttattagagaataaaaatgaatttgtaggtaaaacttttatatatatgttcttggtgacttaaaaaccaatactaaaaaaaaagtacgttgaaaatatctcaaaatcaatctcagaattaagtttaaaaatttaaaatttagctttttctttagcttattaggccatccgatgggagccccCCTTAGCTAGGAGAGGATAAGAGGACTACGCCAAACAACACCTCGTGCGTTCGGGAGAAGGAGAGTTAAAAGAACTTTTTCTTCCCACATGAAAAACAAGTTAGcttattaacatatgattaattaaatattagtaaaaacttaaaaactagATTAGTACGAttctttaaaataactttcctctatatatatatatatatatatatatatatatatatatatatatatatatatatattctgtttagcagttaaaaaaatatacacatgaaaaacaaaagaacaaagtTGGCAAATGAGAGAAGAACACACCAAAGAATGGATTCCAGCCATGCATTTGCCGTTTAGTACGTCGCCGGGCCAGGTTCAAAAGGCAAAAGGACATGAGACAAATGAACTGCattttcccttttgttttctatttttttggtCTGCGTGGAGTGATCCTTGTCTAACTCCAACCTGGAGCCCTGGACTTTTGCACGAGTGCATGCCACGCAGATCTGATGTGACATATCTGCAATTCGGCAAGCACTACGGCGATTACAAATTAAGGGGGAGGCCGTTGAAACTTTTTGTTGGAAGAGAAGGCCCATAAATTATATACTACTGTACCATTTCCCCCACTAAGCATTTGAGACGTCATTGTTATCAAGTAATGCTGAACAAACCGTTGCAATTGCAGCCATAAAAATGAAGCACGAAAATCAAACGGGCACGCCGACGAAGAAAAATGCCCGAATGAGCAACGAAAAGCCAGGACGAAACCGAAGATCCGACAACCTGTTGCCGATCAAAAGACAGTTGTCCGGCCCCATCGCCCCGGCATGATCTGAAGCTAATCCGGTTGTGGGGCTTCTATTTCAGGTTCGTTGCACATTTGCATCCCAGAACAATCACTTCAGAATTCAGGTATCAAACCAAAAGACGTACTACTTGATTCATATTTCTCTGAGAGATTCAAATGAAATCGAAATGATATTCACTTTTTAACCAAAAAGGTATCGTGCACCACCTTTCAATACAACAAACATGAGTTTTTCTACACCGGCTAGTTGTAACAGCATGGAACAATACATACACTAATAAGGACCGATACATCTCTTCAAGAAAAGAGTAGCAGAAAATGCATCACAGCAGCAGCTCTCATTCATCAGTGTGCTGGATTGTTTTACACGCGTATTAATCTTGTTCAGCTCAACCATCCCTCCTGCATTTGTGCAGAGGAAGAAAATTCCACTTATTCGACGAATACATGGGATTCCTTTTGTTCTTGTTCAACTCTGCTGTATAGCAACAGCTGTTGGCAGTTGGTGCTGAACTGGTAGCATGCTGTCTTAACAGTGAGAAAAGGTTTACTGATGATCCCTTTGGTGCAAAGTGTATGTATGTAGTCAAGGAAATCAAATGATTAGCCAGCAGTCTGTACTCTGCTCCATCGGTTGTCATCATTATCAATCTGGCGAATATAGCTATATCGGTTTTCTCTTATGTAAGTCACTCCAGACCATATTCCACGAACAAGAAGGATGCTCACGAACACCATACTTCCAAATGTGCACACCACCTGAGCACAAACAATATAAACAGTTACTGAAGGAAAGGCATGGCACTAGAAGACAGTGTGTAGGGGTGTCAGTTGAAGAGAGTAACAGTCAGTACTCAGTAGCCCTGCTTGAGAACCAGGGTGTAGTTTAAGCTTGTATGCAATTATAAGGGTTAGGACCGTACGATTTACACCCCACACCCACCCGCCCTGCGCGAACTACACTACAATACCGGACATTTGACACCTCCAAGCTATTGAATctggacaaattacccccctggCAAAAAACGGAGTGGTTTTGATACTACATGGTGTTAATTTGGTCACATGGCAATCCACTCAGCAAGATTATgaaataattttacaaaatccGACTGTCCCCATTTGCCAGCATATATTCCTTCttaccccttctctctctcttggatCCAGGCGACATCGCCATCTACTCCTTGCAGCCACCACCTTGGCCTCTCTGCTCACTGCCTTCAGATCGACGGAAGGAAGGGGAAGGCAAGCGACAGGAGTGGAGGGAGGGGAAGCGACGGAGGACAATGGCACGACCTCGTGGAGGATAGCGGTGGACCGAGCTCATCCAGAAGGGGAAGCCCACCAGACGCCGGGGGTTGGGGTGGGTATGGGATCAAACTTGACAGCAGTAGCAGTAGGCTCTTTCTCTACTAAACAGAATTCATAATTTCACTAAAGAGAATCATCTTAATAAGACGAACCATTTCCATCTATTATCAATAGGAAATGTTACAACGAATAAAAAACTCGTATTCCAAAAGCACCAGAGGTAAATCACATGACCAAACTACCAGAATGCTAAGAAATGAAATTTGCTGAAAGTGTCAGTGCAAAAGAATACAAGATTCATTCTCATTTGGTCTGAATTCATCCATCGAAAACGCCATTATAAGCATTAAGTAATCTCATGATTCTAAACTACTTGTATGTCTCCCAGAAACAAACTTGTACTTGTAATGCATGTGGAGTATTTGTTATTtcatcacaatttttttttataattttctgaaTTGAAAGCATAACTGTTTATTGATCATAAGCATGACTCCAATCAAAGAGTAGACAATCAATAAGGAATGATTGAACCATGTGCTGATGTGCACCATTCCCTACTCTGAGTATATATGCACATTATTATATACTCTGTACTAGAACATGTTTTTGTTTTATGCTCAAAACTGGGAGCAAGCATCTAGTACAAGGGAAAAGAGGGCATCACTTCAACAAAGTGAGGATTCTCATCTACACGTGACAGTTAGAGAAAAGGACAATCTTTTTTGTGGTATCATATACACTTGTCTGGTTCTCATCCATGTTCATCAAACTTGGTtgaccaaaatttgaaaaccAAATTTACGAGACATCAGAATGAAGGGAAAAAACTCAAATCAAACATTTAAAAGTGTCATATCAGCATGTAATCAGACACTGATTGTCTTCTTCACTCTCTAAGCGAATGACAACAAAGGTAGAACACCCATTTGTTCTCTGGACATACATGAAATTCAGAAGCATGCACAATGTTTGTTCTCTGGACATATAATGTTATTCCATTATATGTCACTGTTAGTATCAGCGGAGGAGCCAAGCCCCAGCAACCGTGGCTGGTCTCCAGGCTCTGCAATCAGCACATGAGCAAGACAGCACTCCATCAATTACTACTTGATCTGCTGGTTCGAATGGGAGCCAAACCAACCAAGCAAACTACTTGATATGCCGGTTTGAATGTTTGCTGCACGAGGGTCAAACCGACACAACTCTAAGCTAGCACTCATCACCACATTTGTCAGGATGATAATAGCCCCATAGTCTAGCCCATTGGCAATAGACAGCCATCATCTCAACGATATAATCTCTCGTACGTACTGGTTTTGCTCTTCCTAAATCACAACTTGGCAGCTGTCGGTTTTGCTTGCGTTCATAGTATATGGTCTATGGAAGTATGGAGCTATACTGATTTTTTATGTACTTGTTATACATCACTAGGTTTGACCAGGCTCAAGAAAATTCCTGAATCCTCCACTGGATAGTATCACAGTGTAACACTTAGTAGTTCATATCAAGGGCATGATCACAATCAActcacaattttgaaacaaGCCTCAGACGAATGAATTGCTCACCTCAAGTAGCCCCTTTAGGACCCATAGAAACGTGAGAACAAGCACGCCGTTGACCGAGAACTTCACCTGCACAAGCATAAACTAAACACATCAAGGCCAGATCACACAATACAGAGAAGGATCCGCTCAATTTGAACAAGAAGAAGATTGAAACCAAAGGGGAGAAACGGAAGGGTTGAACGGACCAGCTCAGCGGGGACGGAAGGCGGCAGCACGGacctggcggcgcggcgcgcgcggcgggagACCTTCCTGAACACCGAGTGCAGGAAGCGGACCAGGAGGTCCAGGCTGcggtcctcgtcgtcgtcgtcgtcgtcgttgtcgtcatcctcctcccccgcgtcgtcgtcgtcctcttcccTGCCGTCCCGgtaggacgcggcggcgcccgagAGGTCGCCGACCCAGGGGCGGGCGtccgggacgacgacgacggcgtcggggtggcggcggcgggcggcgcggaggaggcggatcGGTGGCAAGGGGCGGAGGTGGCGAGGGGAGGGGTGGAGgtggcggggggaggaggaaggggccgggaggagaggagggaggagggaggcggtggtcgCCATGGGAGGCAGCTGCGATTGGAAAGCaggtgtgtttttttcttccttttttttatctctataCTTTTTTCAGGCTCTTTACAGTTACTCTCGGTCACAGTCTCACAGAGTGAGCGTGGTGAAACGGCTGATTACTCGTAGGCAAAAACGAGAGAGATAATTAGGctacgattaattaagtatcaaaattttaaaacttaagaattatatttattttttattttaaagtaTTTGCTATAATAAAGTTTCCGTATGAAATACATcgattaaaagtttaaaatatgTGCTAACGAAAAAGATAAGAAAGCAGCTAAATCGAAAAGCAGTTTAAAACGGACACCACCATTATTTGTTTTTACTAGCCAAGAGCCTGTGTGTTGCAACGAAAAACAAATTGAGCTTGTAGTTTATCAAGTCAGTTATGCACGTATTTAGTACAAGCAGTACCtttatgatttttcttattGAATAAGTATGTGATTTCAAAATTTAGGGAGAGCTAGCAGTGAAACAGGATGACTCATTGGAGGATAGTATATCTCTCCTATCATAaaagttgaaaatatttttgccggtattttgatacgtcattcgtatttgagtcagtttttaagttctttcatttttagaaatacatatccatgtttgagttggattttaagcttGATTCCTttaattgaaaatgttttatggtattttggtacgtcatccgtatttgagtcggttttaattttctTTCGTTTTTcgaaatacatatatgtatttgagttggattttaagcttGTTTCCTTTTGGAAGTATAAAatgagtcatataagaaatttttttaaaaaaaaaactcacatgctaacttgagatgaaatacagatttctaattgcagctcatgattttctgaaaaaatatccaagtgaattcccACAATGAATTTTATCCTAGTTATGACAATAATagaattaaaatagcatttacccgttgcaacgcacgggcattttttctaggaATAATATAAATTGTGGGATCCAAATATTAGTGGTAGGGGTGAATGATAGAATGGACACCACCATTACTAGTAGTATAGATAACAACTTTCCAGTATCCTTATCTAAGTTGAAGCCAGATTAAAGGCTCCTTTGATTTGATTTATAGGGGAACatagaaaaattaaagaatttcaatcttaaaaagaaaatcctaaGAAAACCTTTGAAACAAAATATtatcattttctttaaaatttctatagaatggGTAATTCTATGAAGATTGTGGAAGAAGTTAGCAAAAATTTCCAACTCTTGAAGAATTTTCTTTAAGACTTATCTCTCTAattctattcctatgttttttctatggTCTATTCAAACGATCATTTctatatgtttatatgtttTGCACATATATTTCTATCCAAATTCTATGTTTTcttatttccctttttttttcaatcccaAACTTTTATACTTGAGGCTTgaaaacaaacatttttttcctcctaAATCCTAAAAAACCTGTACATACAATAATAACTATATGTCAAATAATCAATTCATTAGCAAATGGTACCTACTTGTTTTAATCACGTCCTATTTCAATTTTTGAAAcctaattttagaattaaatcATTTTCCTCGCTTTCGATTCTTACCATAAGATTTGGACCACTGAAAGTGAAACTACAAACGTCTTACCCTATATTTTATCTTACTCCGGCCATGTTTTTCGGCTTATAGGTATTATTAGATGAATGGGTGAATCTGATCGAGTTTATGACCATTATTCGGtggcacaaataaaaaaattaaatattagaaaagTTGATGATTTGATTTAAAAGAAGTTTACCAAGAAATGTTGATAAAAATGtctttttttcagaaaatgtATTGTTTAGGAGCTTGGAGAACATGTATGCAATAATCCATAATTCGTAAGCAATCAAGATCTATCCTAAGCCCCCATTTGAATCACTCGCTGTTTTATATTACTTTGTTTTTTAGGAGTTTTGTCTTTAAGTGTATCTTTGATGGTATAGTTTAACATCATAACATTTACCTTTTTAG from Oryza glaberrima chromosome 3, OglaRS2, whole genome shotgun sequence carries:
- the LOC127765251 gene encoding protein SHORT HYPOCOTYL IN WHITE LIGHT 1-like, with amino-acid sequence MATTASLLPPLLPAPSSSPRHLHPSPRHLRPLPPIRLLRAARRRHPDAVVVVPDARPWVGDLSGAAASYRDGREEDDDDAGEEDDDNDDDDDDEDRSLDLLVRFLHSVFRKVSRRARRAARSVLPPSVPAELVKFSVNGVLVLTFLWVLKGLLEVVCTFGSMVFVSILLVRGIWSGVTYIRENRYSYIRQIDNDDNRWSRVQTAG